A stretch of the Clostridiales bacterium genome encodes the following:
- a CDS encoding methylglyoxal synthase, which yields MNIAMIAHDKKKDDIVMLAIAYRQVLKNHTIYATGTTGKLIAEATGLDIIRFKSGPLGGDQQIGAMVADNEIDLVIFFRDPLTAQPHEPDVSALLRLCDVHNIPLATNLATGEIMMMALSRGDINWRNTIKKRD from the coding sequence ATGAATATAGCGATGATAGCCCATGACAAAAAGAAAGACGATATTGTAATGCTTGCCATCGCTTACCGCCAAGTGTTAAAAAACCATACTATTTACGCCACGGGCACTACGGGTAAGCTGATCGCCGAGGCGACAGGGCTAGACATAATCAGATTCAAATCGGGACCGCTTGGGGGCGACCAGCAAATAGGCGCGATGGTGGCCGACAACGAAATAGATTTGGTCATATTTTTTAGGGATCCCCTAACAGCCCAACCGCACGAGCCCGATGTGTCCGCGCTTTTGAGGCTGTGCGATGTGCATAATATACCGCTTGCCACCAATCTTGCCACGGGCGAAATAATGATGATGGCGCTCTCAAGAGGCGATATCAATTGGAGAAATACTATCAAAAAAAGGGATTAA
- a CDS encoding biotin transporter BioY gives MSQTSQVSKSAYKSISFKIAATALICALTCAGGFIKIPLPMLDITLQTFFACMAGLFLGKKWGPLSQAIYMLLGLIGIPIFTRGGGITYVFMPSFGFILGFILCAFICGILRDYLFEDFYLSKIKVSDYLKTFLICLAGIFGVYLIGAPYMLMILSFYLNQSQAVITAAALSLPLYLLGDLISLIVLILATPIFYKRIPRLLDIN, from the coding sequence ATGTCCCAAACAAGCCAAGTATCCAAAAGCGCATATAAATCAATAAGTTTCAAAATCGCCGCGACCGCATTAATTTGCGCATTGACCTGCGCTGGAGGGTTTATCAAAATTCCTCTTCCTATGCTTGATATAACTTTGCAAACTTTTTTTGCTTGCATGGCGGGATTGTTTTTGGGCAAAAAATGGGGGCCGCTGAGCCAAGCGATATATATGTTATTGGGACTTATAGGCATTCCTATTTTTACCCGCGGCGGCGGAATAACTTATGTTTTTATGCCGTCTTTTGGGTTTATTTTGGGTTTTATTTTGTGCGCGTTTATTTGCGGGATATTAAGGGATTATCTTTTTGAAGATTTTTATTTGTCAAAAATTAAAGTTTCGGATTATCTAAAAACATTTTTAATATGTTTGGCGGGTATTTTTGGGGTATATTTGATTGGCGCGCCTTATATGCTTATGATTTTGTCTTTTTATCTCAATCAATCTCAAGCCGTAATAACCGCCGCGGCGCTTAGCCTGCCTTTGTATCTTTTGGGAGATTTGATAAGCCTGATAGTCTTAATTTTGGCGACGCCTATTTTTTACAAAAGGATTCCGAGATTGTTGGATATAAATTAA